A window of the Tachysurus fulvidraco isolate hzauxx_2018 chromosome 6, HZAU_PFXX_2.0, whole genome shotgun sequence genome harbors these coding sequences:
- the akap17a gene encoding A-kinase anchor protein 17A — protein MTTIVHDASESVLLCREHNLYLKPIAKMTISVSLPQLKLPGKSISNWEVMERLKNMVHPEQFSSLRISKSTMDYIRFEGEAENKSAVKRFLSNLDGKCIKLSGFTDVLKVRAAETKMDFPTRHDWDSFFRDAKDMNETVPGERPDTVHLEGLPCKWFALKDASSDKPSEETLKCVFEKFGKIRNVDIPMLDPYREEMTGKNFNTFSFGGHLNFEGYVQYEDHTGFVRAMSSLRGMKLLYKGEDGKAMACGIKVSFDTTKHLSDSSLKKRHQERLKLQELERQREEQKRREKEEEERRRDEERKQRELEEEEKEKRREEKLRKREQKLKEREEKKNQKKVRKQQEEEQKKLHQKIAMEERKLLLVQRNLQSIRLIAELLSRAKALRQQELEREKAELARLQKEAEIQRQQEAELRLQQEAELRRVEGEKARALELQRKERELRDRLLENLLKKSTNQGVGSNGDVQTWEGPSTELPKGEEPNKISTSVTRVHHESKSRKEEEQGTSRDWKRSCGRSQSQNRSGQRRSSNRRHQDGRSRSGSGQRRSRRTARGRSLSRSRSRRRHSQDRRGQKKSGRGHRYSHGRSSSSSSGRSTSHSSSRGRSRRARRH, from the exons ATGACGACGATCGTCCACGACGCCTCAGAGTCTGTGCTCCTGTGTCGAGAACACAACTTGTACTTAAAACCCATCGCCAAGATGACCATCAGCGTGTCGCTCCCTCAGCTCAAGCTGCCTGGGAAATCGATCTCCAACTGGGAGGTGATGGAGCGCCTGAAGAACATGGTTCACCCTGAGCAGTTTTCCTCACTGCGGATCTCCAAAAGCACCATGGATTACATCCGCTTTGAGGGGGAGGCGGAGAACAAGAGCGCCGTCAAGCGATTTTTATCCAACTTGGATGGGAAGTGTATCAAACTCAGTGGCTTCACCGACGTCCTGAAGGTGCGTGCTGCTGAAACTAAGATGGACTTTCCAACACGTCACGATTGGGACTCATTTTTCAGAGACGCTAAGGACATGAATGAGACGGTCCCGGGTGAGAGACCGGACACCGTCCATCTTGAAGGACTTCCATGTAAGTGGTTTGCTCTGAAAGACGCTTCGTCAGACAAACCTTCAGAAGAAacactgaagtgtgtgtttgaaaaatTCGGGAAGATCCGGAACGTCGACATTCCCATGCTCGATCCGTACAGAGAGGAAATGACGGGAAAGAACTTCAACACCTTCTCGTTCGGCGGCCATTTAAACTTCGAAGGTTACGTCCAGTACGAGGATCACACAGGGTTTGTGAGGGCAATGAGCTCACTGCGAGGGATGAAGCTGCTCTATAAGGGGGAGGACGGGAAGGCCATGGCCTGCGGGATTAAG GTGAGCTTCGacaccaccaaacacctgaGCGACTCCTCACTGAAGAAGCGACACCAGGAGCGCTTGAAGCTTCAGGAGCTGGAAAGGCAGAGAGAGGagcagaaaagaagagagaaggaagaggaggagaggcgCAGGGATGAAGAACG AAAGCAGCGCGAgctggaggaggaagagaaggaaaagCGCAGAGAGGAGAAGCTGCGTAAACGAGAGCAGAAGCTGAAGGAGCGCGAGGAGAAGAAGAACCAGAAAAAAGTGAGGAAGCAGCAGGAGGAAGAGCAAAAGAAACTTCACCAGAAAATTGCCATGGAGGAGAGGAAGCTGCTGCTGGTGCAGAGGAACCTCCAGTCCATCCGGCTCATCGCTGAGCTGCTGAGCAGAGCCAAG GCTTTAAGGCAGCAGGAGCTGGAGCGAGAGAAGGCTGAACTCGCACGCTTGCAGAAAGAGGCAGAGATTCAGCGCCAGCAGGAGGCAGAGCTTCGGCTACAACAGGAGGCAGAGCTGAGACGGGTGGAGGGTGAAAAGGCTCGAGCTCTGGAGCtccagagaaaagaaagagagctgAGGGACCGATTGCTGGAGAACCTTCTGAAAAAAAGCACCAATCAGGGGGTGGGGTCTAATGGGGATGTGCAGACGTGGGAGGGGCCCAGTACTGAACTGCCCAAGGGGGAGGAGCCAAACAAAATCAGCACCTCTGTCACTAGGGTTCACCACGAGAGCAAATCGCGGAAAGAGGAGGAGCAAGGAACATCGAGAGATTGGAAACGCAGCTGTGGGAGGAGCCAAAGTCAGAATAGGAGTGGCCAGAGGAGGAGCAGTAATCGACGTCACCAAGATGGACGAAGTCGAAGCGGGAGCGGTCAGAGACGGAGCAGGAGGACCGCCCGTGGGCGGAGCTTGAGCAGGAGCAGGAGTCGACGGCGGCATAGCCAGGATAGGAGGGGCCAAAAAAAGAGTGGGCGTGGCCACAGGTACAGCCATGGGCGgagcagcagtagcagtagtgGAAGGAGCACAAGTCACTCTTCCAGTCGAGGGCGGAGTCGGCGAGCCAGACGACACTAA
- the asmt gene encoding acetylserotonin O-methyltransferase, with product MNMAIAKEDIYPQKILDYMEGFMVSKTLFVSCELGVFDHLHASDHPLTAEEVAQELGTNKDATERLLSACVGLELLITQSDEKGQAVYSNTDMSTMFLTKSSPRSLHHSIEYCSNTIYLCWRYLKDAVREGRNQYEKAFGVNSKDLFEALYRSEEEMVKFMQLMNSIWNVCGRDVISAFNLSQFRSICDLGGCSGALAKQCVSIFPTCEVTIFDLPKVIRMCRKHFLFTEHERILFHEGDFFKDNLPEADLYILARILHDWTDERCVELLNKVYQACRPGGGVLVIESLLYEDKSGPLSTQLYTLNMLVQTEGRERRASEYTHLLNAAGFTDTHVHMTGKLYHSILARKQTPGSTITDEKMDVI from the exons atgaacatggCTATAGCTAAAGAAGACATTTATCCTCAGAAGATTCTGGACTACATGGAGGGTTTCATGGTGTCGAAG ACTCTGTTTGTGTCATGTGAGTTAGGAGTGTTTGACCACCTGCACGCCTCGGACCACCCGCTGACCGCTGAGGAAGTGGCACAAGAATTGGGAACAAATAAAGATGCAACAGAACGACTTTTATCAGCTTGTGTTGGACTCGAACTCCTAATCACACAGTCAGATGAAAAAGGACAAG CTGTTTACAGTAACACAGATATGTCCACCATGTTTCTGACGAAATCGAGCCCCCGATCTCTTCATCACTCCATCGAGTACTGCTCCAACACTATTTACCTGTGCTGGCGTTACCTGAAGGACGCAGTCAG AGAGGGAAGGAATCAGTATGAGAAAGCGTTCGGTGTAAACTCCAAGGATCTGTTTGAAGCCCTGTACAG GTCTGAGGAGGAAATGGTGAAGTTTATGCAGCTGATGAACTCCATCTGGAATGTTTGTGGTCGAGATGTGATCAGTGCCTTCAACCTTTCTCAGTTCAGGAGCATCTGTGATCTCGGAG GCTGCAGTGGAGCTCTGGCGAAACAGTGTGTGTCGATCTTCCCCACGTGTGAAGTCACCATCTTTGATTTGCCGAAAGTCATACGAATGTGTCGCAAACACTTCCTGTTTACGGAGCACGAGAGAATATTGTTCCATGAAG gagACTTTTTTAAGGATAATCTTCCTGAAGCTGATCTTTACATCCTGGCCAGGATTCTGCACGACTGGACAGATGAGCGGTGTGTAGAGCTGCTGAACAAAGTTTACCAAGCTTGCAGgccag gaggcgGTGTGTTAGTGATCGAGTCGCTCCTTTATGAAGATAAGAGCGGTCCTCTCTCCACTCagctgtacacactgaacatgcTGGTTCAGACTGAGGGTCGAGAGCGCCGAGCGtctgagtacacacacctgctcaATGCTGCTGgcttcacagacacacatgttcacatgaCGGGGAAACTCTACCACAGCATCCTCGCTCGCAAACAGACACCAGGGTCTACCATCACAGACGAAAAGATGGATGTTATTTGA
- the LOC113642105 gene encoding trypsin inhibitor ClTI-1-like, translated as MKLCFLLSVSVLVCVVALTAADDSNTPRQANCEKYVTDACTRELMEVCADDGITYGNECTLCVASRQQNKNLLVVKMGRCDSV; from the exons ATGAAGCTGTGTTTCCTGCTCAGTGTGTCTGTTCTCGTCTGTGTGGTCG CTCTCACGGCAGCAGATGACAGCAACACACCCAGACAG GCGAACTGTGAGAAGTATGTGACTGATGCGTGTACACGTGAACTGATGGAAGTGTGTGCCGATGACGGGATAACGTACGGAAATGAGTGTACGCTGTGTGTGGCAAGCAG GCAGCAAAACAAGAATCTGCTTGTGGTGAAAATGGGAAGGTGCGACTCTGTGTAG